One window of Pseudomonas sp. FP198 genomic DNA carries:
- a CDS encoding NADH:flavin oxidoreductase/NADH oxidase family protein, with protein sequence MNVFDTLMLPNGSTIKNRIAKAAMEENMADADQAPSEELMRLYQAWADGGAGLLITGNVMVDGRAMTGPGGVVLQDDRPLDKFKHWARIGRSGGAQFWLQINHPGRQMQANLGQKTWAPSAVPLALGNMSKRFATPHAMTPGVIEEVIQRFANTARLGEQAGFTGVEIHAAHGYLLSQFLSPLTNQRTDEWGGSLENRARLLLDIVKAVRAVVSAKFAVAVKLNSADFQRGGSTADDAKRVVGLLNDLGVDLVELSGGSYEAPAMQGEARDGRTLAREAYFLEFAREIQTVAKMPVMITGGIRRRPVAESVVQSGVDMVGIGTALAIDPYLPRDWLQGKDNAPQLPPITWKNKTLAALANMAVVKFQLHKLSRAKKPDPSVSPLRALILQQLALAFRTRQYRGWVEKRSPKSGHRSPRICLRPSA encoded by the coding sequence ATGAATGTGTTCGATACCTTGATGCTTCCCAACGGTTCGACGATCAAGAACCGAATCGCCAAAGCCGCCATGGAAGAAAACATGGCGGACGCCGACCAGGCGCCCTCCGAAGAACTGATGCGTCTTTACCAGGCGTGGGCCGACGGCGGTGCCGGCCTGCTCATCACCGGCAACGTGATGGTCGACGGCCGCGCCATGACCGGACCGGGTGGTGTGGTGTTGCAGGATGATCGGCCGCTGGACAAGTTCAAGCACTGGGCGCGTATTGGCCGATCCGGCGGTGCGCAGTTCTGGTTGCAGATCAATCACCCAGGTCGGCAGATGCAGGCCAACCTTGGGCAAAAAACCTGGGCGCCGTCGGCCGTGCCGCTGGCGCTGGGCAATATGTCCAAGCGTTTCGCCACGCCTCACGCCATGACCCCTGGCGTGATCGAAGAGGTCATCCAGCGCTTTGCCAACACCGCACGCCTGGGCGAACAAGCCGGATTCACCGGCGTGGAAATCCACGCCGCCCATGGTTATTTGTTGAGTCAGTTCCTTTCGCCGCTGACCAATCAAAGGACGGACGAGTGGGGCGGCTCCCTCGAAAACCGAGCGCGCCTGTTACTCGACATCGTCAAGGCGGTCAGGGCTGTGGTTTCGGCGAAATTCGCAGTAGCGGTCAAACTCAATTCCGCCGATTTCCAGCGTGGAGGGTCCACGGCGGATGACGCCAAAAGGGTGGTCGGGCTGCTCAACGACCTGGGCGTGGACCTGGTGGAGTTGTCTGGCGGCAGTTATGAAGCCCCCGCCATGCAGGGTGAGGCGCGTGATGGACGCACCTTGGCCCGCGAGGCTTATTTCCTCGAGTTTGCCCGCGAGATCCAGACCGTCGCCAAAATGCCAGTGATGATCACTGGCGGCATACGTCGACGTCCGGTTGCCGAGAGCGTCGTGCAGAGCGGTGTCGACATGGTGGGCATCGGAACCGCGTTGGCCATCGATCCTTACCTGCCGCGTGACTGGCTACAGGGCAAAGACAACGCCCCGCAATTGCCGCCAATCACTTGGAAAAACAAGACCCTTGCGGCCTTGGCGAACATGGCGGTCGTGAAGTTTCAATTGCACAAACTGAGTCGGGCTAAAAAGCCCGATCCGAGCGTGTCGCCGTTGCGCGCGCTGATCTTGCAACAGCTCGCCCTGGCATTTCGCACCCGCCAGTATCGGGGTTGGGTGGAGAAGCGTTCGCCCAAAAGCGGACACCGATCGCCACGTATTTGCCTAAGGCCTAGCGCGTGA
- a CDS encoding SOS response-associated peptidase family protein produces MFFGALAQARPGLDEQDGDGFVIITASCDQGMVDIHDRRPLVLSPEQARERLGPDLSPRQAGKLRETVHGRKPIRMVCRGQRGG; encoded by the coding sequence ATGTTCTTCGGGGCGCTCGCACAGGCCCGTCCAGGTCTGGACGAGCAAGACGGCGATGGCTTCGTAATCATTACCGCGTCTTGCGATCAGGGCATGGTGGATATCCATGACCGTAGGCCGCTGGTGTTATCACCCGAACAAGCGCGGGAAAGGCTGGGCCCAGATCTTAGCCCAAGGCAAGCAGGGAAATTGCGCGAGACCGTTCACGGCAGGAAGCCGATTCGAATGGTATGCCGTGGGCAAAGAGGTGGGTAA
- a CDS encoding response regulator, with the protein MITNWIEIGFEGEVLIVEDDETLRLIMVEILEDVGARTVAFGSADDALIYLLQSQVQCCLVIVDYGVPGQINGMDFIRMVRGKWPAIGSILTSGYPFLPETVPRPTRYLQKPWAVSDLVALMRDLLQPTSLAR; encoded by the coding sequence ATGATCACAAATTGGATAGAGATCGGCTTTGAAGGCGAAGTTTTGATCGTCGAGGATGATGAAACGCTGCGTTTGATCATGGTCGAAATCTTGGAAGACGTCGGAGCAAGAACTGTCGCTTTCGGATCAGCCGATGACGCACTGATTTACCTTCTTCAATCTCAAGTCCAATGTTGCCTTGTGATTGTTGACTACGGTGTTCCTGGGCAAATCAATGGTATGGATTTCATCCGGATGGTAAGAGGGAAATGGCCTGCCATAGGTTCGATACTCACATCAGGGTATCCATTTCTACCGGAAACAGTGCCTCGCCCAACCCGATATTTGCAGAAACCTTGGGCCGTCAGCGATTTGGTAGCTTTGATGAGGGATTTACTTCAGCCCACATCTCTTGCTCGGTAG
- the umuC gene encoding translesion error-prone DNA polymerase V subunit UmuC: MSKAQPVFALIDCNSFYASCERVFRPDLARVPIVVLSNNDGCVIARSYDAKPYVKMGEPYFQIKHTLQKHGIVPFSSNYALYGDMSERVMTLIESMVPAVEVYSIDEAFADLTGIDGRDALGRKIRSQVLRCTGIPVGVGIAHTKTLAKLANHTAKRLQVQTGGVVDICDPFKRDWVLRNTDVSEVWGIGRKIKLHLDAMGIKTAMDLARADPWTLRKKFSVVIEKTARELAGAPCLELDEPDPPKQEICCSRMFGKRLTELAPIKEAVATYMMRASEKLRAQESLCKKIRVSIRTGMFNPEEAKYANGVLIDMPYPTDDVRLLTKAAVDALDRVFRPGFKYSKAEVLLMNLCQQGEYTDDLFATSQPVDATKLMAVLDQINGRWGRGTLRSACVPANPEWAMRRDLMSQSYTTKLDQLWQVSCR; encoded by the coding sequence ATGTCTAAAGCTCAGCCCGTTTTCGCCCTGATCGATTGCAACAGCTTCTACGCCAGTTGCGAAAGAGTGTTCCGCCCGGACTTGGCCCGCGTGCCCATCGTGGTGCTGAGCAACAACGACGGCTGTGTGATTGCTCGCAGCTACGACGCCAAGCCCTACGTGAAAATGGGCGAGCCATATTTCCAGATCAAGCACACGCTGCAGAAACACGGCATCGTTCCGTTCTCGTCGAACTACGCGCTCTATGGCGATATGAGCGAGCGCGTTATGACCCTTATTGAATCAATGGTGCCTGCTGTCGAGGTCTACAGCATCGACGAAGCCTTCGCGGATCTGACCGGCATTGACGGCCGGGATGCCCTGGGCCGGAAGATCCGCAGCCAGGTGCTGCGCTGCACCGGCATTCCGGTTGGGGTAGGGATCGCTCACACGAAAACTCTGGCAAAGCTGGCGAATCACACGGCCAAGCGGCTCCAAGTGCAAACGGGCGGCGTTGTCGATATATGCGACCCGTTCAAGCGCGACTGGGTGCTGCGCAACACCGACGTGTCCGAGGTCTGGGGCATCGGCCGCAAGATTAAACTGCACTTGGACGCCATGGGTATCAAGACGGCCATGGATCTGGCCCGGGCCGACCCTTGGACACTCCGTAAGAAATTCAGCGTGGTGATTGAGAAGACGGCGCGCGAACTCGCCGGCGCGCCGTGTCTGGAGCTGGATGAGCCGGATCCGCCGAAGCAGGAGATTTGCTGTAGCCGGATGTTTGGTAAGCGGCTCACGGAGCTGGCGCCCATCAAGGAGGCGGTGGCTACTTACATGATGCGCGCGTCGGAAAAACTCAGGGCGCAGGAATCGCTGTGCAAGAAGATCCGCGTCAGCATCCGTACGGGTATGTTCAACCCGGAGGAGGCGAAGTACGCCAACGGTGTTCTGATTGACATGCCGTACCCCACGGACGATGTGCGGCTGCTGACCAAGGCGGCGGTAGATGCACTTGACCGGGTTTTCCGACCAGGCTTCAAGTACAGCAAGGCCGAGGTGCTGTTGATGAATCTTTGTCAGCAAGGGGAGTACACCGACGACCTGTTTGCCACCTCGCAGCCTGTCGACGCCACGAAGTTGATGGCGGTGTTGGACCAGATCAACGGACGCTGGGGCAGGGGGACGCTGCGTTCAGCCTGCGTGCCTGCAAATCCTGAATGGGCCATGCGCCGGGACCTGATGAGCCAGAGCTACACGACCAAGCTGGATCAGCTGTGGCAGGTGTCCTGTCGATGA
- a CDS encoding LexA family transcriptional regulator, which yields MNFTILGPIAEGGLKLPLCSFRVPAGFPSPAADHIEAHISLDEVLNIRAPHVYLVSIAGESMQGAGIFEGDLAVVDRAMEPTHGHIVVALLNNEPVCKRLCIRGKEVILLSENPKYPPRYVLEGDELVIWGVITCSVRSHV from the coding sequence ATGAACTTTACAATCCTAGGCCCTATTGCCGAGGGTGGCTTGAAGCTGCCTTTGTGTTCGTTTCGTGTGCCCGCCGGGTTTCCGTCTCCGGCGGCGGACCACATCGAAGCGCACATCTCATTGGATGAGGTTCTGAACATCCGGGCCCCGCATGTTTACCTGGTATCCATCGCCGGTGAGAGCATGCAGGGCGCTGGGATCTTTGAAGGGGACCTGGCCGTCGTCGACCGTGCGATGGAGCCAACGCATGGTCACATCGTCGTGGCGCTGCTGAACAACGAACCCGTATGCAAACGCCTCTGCATCCGTGGGAAGGAGGTGATTCTCCTGTCGGAGAACCCAAAGTACCCACCGAGGTACGTGCTCGAGGGCGACGAGTTGGTCATCTGGGGCGTCATCACCTGCAGCGTGCGCAGCCATGTCTAA
- a CDS encoding GNAT family N-acetyltransferase: MHNYQLRLSGIDDVADLCRISAQARLRYKGIPNLAHIAETPALPPARFEACRVVVALDSESQKIMGFAAMRPLDGLLYLDNISVEPDASGSGIGAKLLMAVIEDAESRGVQAVTLTTFHEPPWNGPWFRKHGFRTMPSEHIAEGLKQVMDRQWLTLAATTRETLWRVL, from the coding sequence ATGCATAACTATCAACTCCGGCTTAGTGGCATAGATGATGTGGCAGATTTATGCCGTATCTCGGCTCAAGCTCGTCTGCGTTACAAGGGCATTCCAAATCTCGCCCATATTGCTGAAACACCTGCACTGCCCCCAGCGAGATTTGAAGCCTGTCGTGTCGTAGTGGCGCTCGATAGCGAAAGCCAGAAAATAATGGGATTTGCGGCAATGCGACCACTGGACGGGCTTTTGTATTTAGACAATATTTCCGTCGAGCCAGATGCTTCAGGGAGTGGGATTGGAGCAAAGCTTCTCATGGCAGTTATAGAGGATGCAGAAAGCCGTGGGGTTCAAGCAGTGACCTTAACAACTTTTCATGAGCCTCCTTGGAATGGCCCTTGGTTCCGCAAACACGGCTTCCGTACGATGCCCAGTGAACACATAGCTGAGGGCTTGAAACAGGTCATGGATCGTCAATGGCTGACCTTGGCCGCCACAACTCGTGAAACATTGTGGCGTGTCCTATGA
- a CDS encoding sensor histidine kinase KdpD, which yields MRLHDFILNDMESILQAWEDFARTVETPMPVMDATGLRNHGELILRTVAKDMRQYQTDQQQIDKSHGLAHPANDETPAQSHAMTRLLAGFTLDQMVSEYRALRSSVLRLWLAEAVDADHYICDMIRFNESIDQALVESIATYGQAVETTRKTVLGVLGHDLRSPLGAVLMAGDLLRHAKNIEDRERALATQICASVIRATGMINDLLDFARCNLGDGIPINLQVTDLTSVCLSVVEELRTGFPRAEIRFGAGEPVLGLYDAGRMAQVFSNLIGNAIKHGDPTQSISVKLSGDQNRSYFSVHNQGEPIPPHALPLIFNPEGRYSSYALSEEGPSAGLGLGLFIAAEIVKGHGGTISVQSTLKQGTVFSVELPATQSEPAQS from the coding sequence ATGAGACTGCACGATTTCATTCTCAACGACATGGAGTCAATCCTTCAGGCGTGGGAGGATTTTGCTCGAACCGTCGAAACACCCATGCCGGTAATGGACGCGACCGGCCTAAGAAACCACGGCGAACTTATACTGCGCACTGTCGCGAAAGACATGCGCCAATACCAGACAGACCAACAACAGATAGACAAGTCTCACGGTTTGGCCCACCCCGCCAATGACGAAACGCCGGCCCAATCACATGCTATGACCCGCTTATTGGCGGGTTTTACTCTGGATCAAATGGTGTCGGAATATCGGGCTTTAAGGTCAAGCGTGCTCAGATTGTGGTTGGCGGAAGCAGTGGATGCAGACCACTACATCTGCGACATGATTCGGTTCAACGAGTCTATAGACCAGGCGCTAGTGGAATCTATTGCTACATATGGGCAGGCCGTTGAAACTACCCGAAAGACAGTCTTGGGGGTTTTAGGTCACGACCTTCGTTCGCCCCTTGGCGCCGTGCTTATGGCCGGGGATCTACTCCGTCACGCCAAAAATATCGAGGATCGGGAGAGGGCGTTAGCCACTCAAATCTGCGCAAGCGTTATCCGCGCTACGGGGATGATAAATGATTTGCTGGATTTTGCCCGGTGTAACCTGGGGGATGGTATCCCGATTAATCTGCAAGTCACCGACTTGACTTCCGTATGCCTGTCAGTGGTTGAGGAGCTTCGTACTGGTTTTCCTCGAGCGGAAATCAGATTTGGAGCGGGTGAACCGGTTTTGGGGCTGTACGATGCAGGGCGCATGGCGCAAGTCTTCTCCAATCTGATTGGAAATGCGATTAAACACGGTGATCCGACGCAGTCGATATCGGTCAAGCTTTCAGGCGATCAAAACCGCTCGTATTTTAGCGTTCACAATCAGGGCGAGCCCATTCCGCCCCATGCTTTGCCACTCATATTTAACCCCGAAGGTCGATATTCGAGCTATGCGTTAAGTGAAGAGGGCCCCTCGGCAGGCTTGGGGCTCGGACTGTTCATTGCCGCGGAAATTGTCAAAGGTCATGGGGGGACCATTAGCGTTCAGTCAACGCTTAAGCAGGGTACAGTTTTCAGCGTCGAACTACCTGCAACACAATCGGAACCAGCTCAATCGTAA
- a CDS encoding response regulator: MPRVLLVEDDEVIRPLITEAISLLQLDVIPCANADDALKILEATSVGLVVTDVRMPGSMDGLALTQIICSRWRELPLIVISGDAILPPGLSLSNAAFLSKPFSLDTLHDTIKQLLPLP; the protein is encoded by the coding sequence ATGCCGCGCGTACTCCTCGTCGAAGATGATGAAGTCATTCGTCCTTTGATCACTGAGGCTATTTCCCTACTTCAGCTCGACGTCATCCCGTGCGCCAACGCGGATGACGCGTTGAAAATCTTGGAAGCCACGTCTGTTGGCTTGGTGGTTACCGATGTACGTATGCCCGGCAGTATGGACGGATTAGCATTGACGCAGATTATTTGTTCACGCTGGAGGGAGCTACCCTTGATCGTTATATCTGGCGACGCAATTCTACCCCCGGGGCTATCCTTATCAAATGCGGCGTTCCTGTCCAAACCATTCTCACTTGATACCCTTCACGACACGATCAAACAGCTCCTACCTCTTCCCTAG
- a CDS encoding manganese catalase family protein, which yields MFLHNKRLQYTVRVAQPNPGLANLLLEQFGGANGELAAAARYFTQALAEEDPGRKDLLMDIATEELSHLEIVGSIIVMLNRGAKGQLAEGVQEEGELYRAINGNGNDSHITSLLYGAGAPLVNSAGVPWTAAYVDSITEPTADFRSNIAAEARAKILYERLINITDDPGVKEALGFLMTREIAHQKSFEKALHSIQPNFPQGKLPGMPEFTNKYFNMSGEPNVRGPWNEGGAWEYVESPEPAVDGGDGLATVNLPSEDQEVLEAMKLRTASDPLSEPVTGADLGSGYVQGKDA from the coding sequence ATGTTCTTACATAACAAGCGCCTTCAGTACACCGTTCGTGTTGCCCAGCCGAACCCTGGTTTGGCAAATCTTCTACTTGAACAATTCGGTGGCGCCAACGGCGAACTTGCAGCGGCGGCACGTTACTTCACGCAGGCATTGGCGGAAGAAGATCCAGGTCGCAAAGATCTCTTGATGGACATTGCCACCGAAGAGCTAAGCCATCTGGAAATTGTCGGCTCCATCATTGTAATGCTCAACCGGGGCGCGAAAGGCCAGCTGGCAGAAGGCGTGCAAGAAGAAGGCGAGCTGTATCGTGCCATAAACGGTAATGGCAACGATTCCCATATCACAAGCCTTCTTTATGGTGCGGGTGCTCCGTTGGTGAACTCCGCCGGCGTCCCTTGGACAGCCGCATACGTCGACTCGATCACTGAGCCAACCGCTGACTTTCGCTCTAACATCGCAGCAGAAGCACGCGCAAAAATTCTTTATGAGCGCTTGATCAACATAACCGATGACCCTGGAGTTAAGGAGGCGCTCGGTTTTCTGATGACGCGGGAAATCGCCCATCAGAAATCGTTTGAAAAAGCACTCCACTCGATCCAACCGAATTTCCCACAAGGCAAACTTCCTGGGATGCCCGAGTTCACAAATAAGTATTTCAATATGTCGGGCGAGCCAAACGTGCGCGGCCCTTGGAACGAAGGAGGTGCATGGGAATATGTGGAGAGCCCTGAGCCGGCTGTTGACGGCGGTGATGGCCTAGCGACCGTCAACCTTCCTTCAGAAGACCAAGAGGTATTGGAGGCAATGAAACTCCGTACGGCATCAGATCCCCTTAGCGAACCTGTTACAGGTGCTGATTTGGGGTCGGGTTACGTTCAGGGCAAAGATGCATAA
- a CDS encoding histone-like nucleoid-structuring protein, MvaT/MvaU family, with translation MSKLAEFRQLEKHLAEQLQALETLKGDAGLEKEIEFETKLRDLLAKYSYSLKDVINLLDPQLGRRAPAATPKGGTRKARQVKVYKNPHTGEIIETKGGNHKGLKEWKAEHGSDTVESWLTQ, from the coding sequence ATGTCCAAACTCGCAGAGTTCCGCCAGCTGGAGAAACACCTCGCTGAACAGCTCCAAGCACTCGAAACCCTTAAAGGCGATGCTGGGCTTGAGAAAGAGATTGAATTTGAAACGAAGCTCCGCGATTTGCTCGCAAAATACAGCTACAGTCTGAAGGATGTGATCAATCTGCTTGATCCGCAGTTGGGTCGTCGCGCTCCAGCGGCGACTCCAAAAGGTGGCACGCGGAAAGCTCGTCAGGTGAAGGTCTATAAAAACCCGCACACAGGCGAGATCATTGAAACGAAAGGTGGCAATCACAAAGGCTTGAAAGAGTGGAAGGCTGAACATGGTTCAGACACCGTTGAGTCTTGGCTGACCCAGTGA
- a CDS encoding alpha/beta fold hydrolase — protein sequence MLLHGHPRTHTTWHRVAPLLASSFTVGCPDLRGFGKSSQPANPNDYDAYSKRAKGRDCVALMDSLGFYKFYLAGHDRGSYAAFRSALDHPSRVLKLAILDGVPILEALERCDARFASKWWHWFFYAQPDKPERAILADPKGWYRGCAEAMGRENYEDFQAAIHDHETVIGMLGDYRAGIELDYLHDREDREAGRKLQCPLHVIWSLRDDLEDLYGDVLAVWEPWAEQKVTGEGIDCGHHIAEEAPVELARALKAFFTER from the coding sequence TTGTTACTTCATGGGCACCCCCGCACGCACACGACTTGGCATAGAGTTGCACCGCTGCTCGCAAGTTCTTTTACGGTGGGCTGCCCTGATTTGAGAGGGTTCGGCAAGTCCAGTCAGCCAGCGAATCCTAATGACTACGACGCTTATTCAAAGCGAGCGAAAGGGCGAGACTGCGTCGCCCTGATGGATAGCCTTGGGTTCTATAAATTTTACTTAGCGGGCCATGACCGAGGTAGCTACGCTGCTTTCCGCTCAGCGCTAGACCATCCGTCACGTGTGCTAAAACTGGCAATCCTAGATGGCGTGCCTATCTTGGAAGCGCTTGAGCGATGTGACGCGCGGTTCGCATCCAAATGGTGGCACTGGTTTTTCTATGCTCAACCCGACAAGCCAGAGAGGGCAATTCTTGCGGATCCAAAGGGTTGGTATAGGGGTTGCGCAGAAGCTATGGGGCGGGAAAATTATGAGGACTTCCAGGCAGCGATTCACGATCATGAGACTGTTATTGGAATGCTCGGCGATTATCGCGCGGGGATCGAATTGGACTACCTGCATGATCGGGAAGACCGCGAGGCTGGTCGAAAACTTCAATGCCCGCTCCATGTTATTTGGTCGTTAAGGGATGACCTAGAGGACCTGTACGGCGATGTGCTTGCAGTTTGGGAGCCATGGGCAGAACAGAAAGTCACCGGTGAAGGAATCGACTGCGGTCACCACATTGCTGAAGAAGCTCCGGTCGAGTTGGCTCGTGCACTGAAGGCGTTCTTCACCGAGCGATGA
- a CDS encoding RES family NAD+ phosphorylase, with translation MAKQRTESSEGRATPPTDLAASVTPVHAATLHVTFTVIAKGDVLHRVHQDKYQPDQFNPGLHGNARFSPIQDDQGRAIPTLYGGTTADCALMETVFHDVPHTAGFKSFDKGKLTGQVHSTVQVSQPLHLVDLSSVPLRKLGITRKQLIDTEKDQYPATRKWAEAIHRQCPDAQGLSWVSRQDDSARAVVLFGDRIPDGVLHPQGASRSLTGDSTVFDTVLNLAERIGVVIIAGKS, from the coding sequence ATGGCTAAGCAGCGTACCGAGTCCAGTGAGGGTAGGGCGACGCCTCCGACGGATTTGGCGGCGTCCGTTACCCCAGTGCATGCGGCTACGTTGCACGTCACTTTCACCGTGATCGCCAAAGGCGATGTGCTTCACCGTGTGCACCAGGATAAGTATCAGCCAGATCAATTCAATCCTGGTCTGCACGGCAACGCACGCTTCAGCCCGATTCAGGATGATCAGGGGCGGGCGATTCCCACCTTGTATGGAGGCACGACAGCCGATTGCGCCTTGATGGAGACCGTCTTCCACGACGTTCCCCATACGGCTGGGTTTAAGAGCTTCGACAAAGGCAAGCTGACTGGACAGGTGCATTCTACCGTCCAGGTTAGCCAACCGCTGCACCTGGTTGATCTGTCCAGCGTGCCACTGCGGAAACTGGGCATCACGCGCAAACAATTGATCGACACTGAGAAAGATCAATATCCTGCGACGCGCAAATGGGCCGAGGCAATCCACCGTCAGTGTCCAGATGCCCAAGGGCTGTCTTGGGTGTCGCGACAAGATGATTCGGCACGGGCGGTGGTGCTCTTCGGTGACCGGATTCCTGACGGCGTACTCCATCCGCAGGGGGCGTCACGCAGCTTGACCGGCGACTCGACTGTGTTCGACACGGTGCTCAATCTGGCAGAGCGGATCGGGGTCGTTATCATCGCGGGAAAAAGCTGA